From a region of the Solanum stenotomum isolate F172 chromosome 2, ASM1918654v1, whole genome shotgun sequence genome:
- the LOC125855909 gene encoding uncharacterized mitochondrial protein AtMg00810-like — translation MKELEHLNHFLGLEVDRSEEGICLHQQNYSKDVLKKFGMFNCKQTSTPLDPNVKMCAHEGKDLEYATMYRQLMGSLIYLTLTRLDISYAVGVMSRYIQNPNKSHLDGVCRIFRYVKSTIDYGVLYKKGEECKLIGYCDSDYGRDHDTRRSTTGFVFKLGAGAISWSNRRQATVSLSTTEVEYWATTVATQECTRLMELMKGLRQPVGYVVPLYCGNQSAICLAKNPVFRTRTKHVEIHYNFIREKVLEHIKTEHQIAHFVHQRF, via the coding sequence ATGAAGGAACTCGAACATCTTAACCATTTTCTTGGCTTGGAGGTTGATCGCAGTGAAGAAGGAATTTGCTTGCATCAACAAAATTACTCCAAAGATGTATTGAAGAAGTTTGGGATGTTCAATTGCAAACAAACCTCAACACCTCTGGATCCAAATGTTAAGATGTGTGCTCATGAAGGGAAAGACTTGGAATATGCAACAATGTATCGGCAATTGATGGGTAGTTTGATTTACTTAACTTTAACAAGACTCGACATCTCTTATGCAGTAGGTGTGATGAGTCGTTACATTCAAAATCCAAATAAGTCTCATTTGGATGGAGTTTGTCGAATCTTTAGATATGTAAAGAGTACAATTGACTATGGTGTCTTGTATAAGAAAGGTGAAGAATGCAAACTGATCGGATATTGTGACTCTGACTATGGAAGAGACCATGATACCCGTCGTTCAACTACTGGTTTTGTGTTTAAGCTTGGAGCTGGAGCAATTTCTTGGTCCAACAGAAGACAGGCAACCGTGTCGCTCTCAACAACAGAAGTAGAGTATTGGGCAACAACAGTTGCAACTCAAGAATGTACACGGCTTATGGAGTTGATGAAGGGTCTAAGACAACCAGTAGGCTATGTAGTTCCTTTGTACTGTGGTAATCAATCAGCAATTTGTTTGGCTAAAAATCCAGTTTTCCGCACAAGGACTAAACACGTGGAGATACATTACAACTTTATCCGGGAAAAAGTTTTGGAGCACATCAAAACAGAACATCAAATTGCACACTTTGTTCACCAAAGGTTTTAG